Proteins encoded by one window of Cyclobacteriaceae bacterium:
- the sufD gene encoding Fe-S cluster assembly protein SufD, whose translation MSAVIETSPLLSDILAAIKPIDGLKAEAFAVLEQLGLPGNKSEEYKFTPITRTLEKNFNFATKNSASELKSTESFAIPGVDAHTLVFVNGVFVEELSRYNQTDLKITATSGTENGFGTLADYKSDALVAWNTAAWTSGISIEVKANTSVSKPVVLHYIHDNSKGEVKSFTRNIIRLGKSSSLTVIEKQDTFGDQAGFSNIVTEGFVEENAALNLFSLQADKGKRFHFGQTSIWQTRDSRVNSFTLTLDGKLIRNNLQLILDGEGIESHMDGLYILQGDTLVDNHTVVDHRKPHANSNELYKGVIDDNAKGVFNGKIYVRPDAQKTNAFQSNRNILLSDKATVNTKPQLEIWADDVKCSHGCTTGQLDEEAMFYLQARGIDKITARAMMLYAFAGEVLDKINSEPLKNYFDSLISERLHKNF comes from the coding sequence ATGAGTGCAGTAATTGAAACATCTCCCCTACTTTCGGATATCCTCGCAGCGATAAAACCCATTGATGGGTTAAAAGCTGAAGCATTCGCGGTATTGGAACAACTCGGCTTACCCGGCAATAAAAGTGAAGAGTATAAATTCACACCCATAACCCGTACGCTTGAAAAGAATTTCAACTTCGCTACCAAAAACAGTGCAAGCGAACTGAAAAGCACCGAATCATTTGCTATTCCCGGTGTTGATGCACACACCCTTGTTTTTGTAAACGGAGTTTTTGTTGAGGAACTCTCCCGGTACAACCAAACTGATTTGAAGATCACAGCAACATCTGGAACAGAAAATGGTTTTGGAACACTAGCGGATTACAAATCGGATGCATTGGTTGCATGGAACACAGCTGCCTGGACCAGTGGCATTTCAATTGAAGTGAAAGCCAACACATCCGTAAGCAAGCCTGTTGTGTTGCATTATATACACGACAACTCAAAAGGCGAAGTAAAATCGTTTACACGAAACATTATTCGATTAGGGAAAAGCAGCAGCTTAACCGTCATTGAAAAACAAGATACCTTTGGTGATCAAGCTGGTTTCTCCAACATCGTTACCGAGGGATTTGTAGAAGAAAATGCAGCATTGAATCTCTTCAGTCTGCAAGCCGATAAAGGAAAACGTTTTCATTTCGGTCAAACCTCTATTTGGCAAACCCGCGACAGTCGGGTAAATTCATTTACGCTTACGCTGGATGGAAAGCTTATACGAAACAACCTTCAACTGATACTGGATGGCGAAGGCATTGAATCACATATGGATGGGTTATACATCCTACAAGGTGATACGTTAGTGGATAACCACACCGTAGTAGATCATAGAAAGCCGCACGCCAACAGTAACGAATTGTACAAAGGCGTAATCGATGATAATGCCAAAGGTGTTTTCAATGGCAAAATCTATGTTCGCCCTGATGCGCAAAAAACAAATGCGTTTCAATCAAACCGAAACATTCTGCTTTCCGATAAGGCAACTGTAAATACCAAACCTCAACTTGAAATCTGGGCGGATGATGTGAAATGTTCGCATGGTTGTACCACCGGTCAGTTGGATGAAGAGGCGATGTTCTACCTACAGGCACGCGGCATTGACAAAATAACAGCCCGTGCCATGATGCTTTATGCCTTCGCTGGAGAAGTGTTGGATAAAATCAATTCAGAGCCCTTGAAAAATTATTTCGATTCGTTGATCAGCGAACGCCTGCACAAAAACTTTTAA
- a CDS encoding cysteine desulfurase codes for MNAPVTGILNIEQIREQFPVLHQQVNGKPLVYFDNAATSQKPLGVINALVDYYKGYNANIHRGIHTLAEKATKAFEDTRHSAKAFINAASEQEVIFVRGVTEAINLVASTYGRAFIKAGDEVIISGLEHHSNIVPWQMLCEEKQAILKVIPVLENGELDLDLFKKLLSEKTKIVSVNHASNSLGTINPIKEIIDAAHEAGAVVLIDGAQAGAHLEIDVQELNCDFYCLSAHKMYGPTGAGILYGKKELLKKMPPYQGGGEMIKEVTFEKTTYNDLPYKFEAGTPNIADVIALNFAIQFINQLGKKNIGAYEHELLTYATEKVSALKDVKLIGTAKSKVSVLSFTVDGIHPFDIGQMLDARGVAVRTGHHCTQPLMDHFGIEGTVRASFAVYNTKQEIDSLVEGLDRIINFMSAK; via the coding sequence ATGAATGCTCCCGTTACCGGTATTTTGAATATTGAACAAATACGGGAGCAATTTCCAGTGCTTCACCAACAGGTAAATGGTAAGCCACTGGTTTATTTTGATAATGCAGCAACCAGTCAGAAACCACTGGGCGTAATTAACGCGTTAGTTGATTACTACAAAGGCTACAATGCCAACATACATCGCGGCATTCATACCCTGGCAGAAAAAGCCACCAAAGCTTTTGAAGATACCCGGCATTCGGCCAAAGCTTTTATCAATGCAGCTTCTGAGCAAGAAGTTATTTTCGTTCGCGGTGTTACGGAAGCGATAAACCTGGTTGCATCTACATACGGCAGGGCTTTTATTAAGGCTGGAGATGAAGTCATTATATCCGGCCTGGAGCATCACTCGAACATCGTTCCGTGGCAAATGCTGTGTGAAGAAAAGCAGGCTATACTAAAAGTCATTCCCGTTCTTGAAAACGGAGAACTGGATTTGGATTTGTTTAAAAAACTCCTGTCTGAAAAAACTAAAATTGTATCTGTCAACCATGCTTCCAATAGTCTGGGTACGATCAATCCCATTAAAGAAATCATTGATGCTGCTCACGAAGCAGGTGCCGTTGTATTGATTGATGGCGCACAAGCAGGTGCACACCTGGAAATTGACGTTCAGGAATTGAACTGCGATTTCTATTGCCTCTCTGCCCATAAAATGTATGGTCCGACAGGTGCAGGTATATTGTACGGCAAAAAAGAATTGCTCAAAAAAATGCCACCGTATCAGGGAGGCGGAGAGATGATCAAGGAGGTAACGTTTGAAAAAACAACCTACAACGATCTGCCATACAAATTTGAGGCGGGTACCCCTAACATTGCTGATGTGATAGCCTTAAACTTTGCCATCCAATTCATCAATCAGCTTGGAAAAAAGAACATAGGCGCTTATGAGCACGAGCTACTCACCTACGCTACCGAAAAAGTGTCAGCGCTTAAAGACGTTAAACTAATTGGCACCGCAAAAAGCAAAGTGAGCGTACTGTCCTTTACGGTTGATGGCATTCATCCCTTCGACATCGGACAGATGCTTGATGCGCGAGGTGTGGCTGTTCGCACAGGGCACCATTGTACGCAACCGCTAATGGATCACTTTGGCATTGAAGGAACCGTACGTGCCTCATTTGCTGTTTACAATACAAAGCAGGAGATTGATAGTTTAGTGGAGGGACTTGATAGAATTATTAACTTCATGTCAGCAAAATAG
- a CDS encoding SufE family protein has product MQSINTIQDEIISEFSLLDGDMEMTVFYIMELGQKLPDMKEADKTEENIVKGCQSKVWLTANLDQDKIYFSAESNTAITKGLVSLLVRIFNGQTPDAILNADLYFMNKIGMERFIGTQRSNGFAAMIKQMKLYALAFKTKQEVRS; this is encoded by the coding sequence ATGCAGTCCATCAATACCATTCAAGATGAAATTATCAGCGAGTTTTCGTTGCTGGATGGTGATATGGAAATGACCGTATTCTATATCATGGAACTCGGACAAAAACTCCCGGACATGAAGGAAGCGGACAAGACTGAAGAAAATATTGTTAAGGGATGCCAATCGAAAGTATGGCTTACGGCAAACCTCGATCAGGATAAAATCTATTTCTCAGCAGAGAGCAATACCGCCATAACGAAAGGACTGGTAAGTTTGCTGGTAAGAATTTTCAACGGTCAGACACCCGATGCCATTTTAAATGCCGACTTATACTTTATGAATAAAATCGGGATGGAACGGTTTATTGGCACCCAGCGTTCAAATGGCTTTGCGGCCATGATCAAGCAAATGAAACTGTATGCCCTGGCCTTTAAAACTAAACAGGAAGTTCGCTCATGA
- a CDS encoding SUF system Fe-S cluster assembly protein has product MSESQTDKENATVEIPDLKSKIVSAIKSVYDPEIPVDVYELGLIYEINVYPINNVYILMTLTSPSCPSAEVLPGEVEQKVKAIEGINDVKVEITFDPPYSQDMMSEAAKLELGFM; this is encoded by the coding sequence ATGAGTGAATCACAAACCGATAAAGAAAACGCAACGGTAGAAATACCCGATTTGAAGTCGAAGATTGTAAGTGCCATCAAATCGGTATACGACCCGGAAATACCCGTAGATGTATACGAGTTGGGATTGATTTATGAGATCAATGTATACCCGATTAACAACGTGTACATTTTAATGACACTGACCTCACCGTCATGCCCTTCGGCTGAAGTGTTGCCGGGTGAAGTGGAGCAAAAGGTAAAAGCCATTGAAGGAATTAATGATGTAAAAGTTGAGATCACCTTCGATCCACCCTATTCGCAAGATATGATGAGCGAAGCAGCCAAATTGGAACTAGGCTTTATGTAA
- a CDS encoding BrxA/BrxB family bacilliredoxin: protein MYPEPLVAPMRADLTTAGFTEFKTAEDVDNHLKNHKGTTLLVINSVCGCAAGAARPGVRWAIEQTTKKPDTLATVFAGVDKEAVAKAREYTLPYPPSSPSIALFKDGELVHFIERHHIEGRNAQMIGNHLLEVFEEYC from the coding sequence ATGTATCCCGAACCACTTGTAGCCCCCATGCGGGCTGATTTAACCACAGCCGGATTTACGGAATTCAAAACCGCTGAGGACGTAGACAATCACTTAAAAAACCATAAAGGAACAACGTTGTTGGTGATCAACAGCGTATGTGGTTGCGCAGCTGGTGCAGCCCGTCCTGGTGTTCGTTGGGCCATTGAGCAAACCACCAAAAAGCCAGATACGTTAGCTACGGTTTTTGCAGGTGTGGATAAAGAAGCTGTAGCAAAGGCACGCGAGTATACGCTACCTTATCCACCATCATCTCCTTCCATTGCCTTATTTAAGGACGGTGAACTGGTTCACTTCATCGAACGCCATCACATTGAAGGGCGTAACGCGCAAATGATCGGCAATCATTTGCTGGAAGTGTTTGAAGAGTACTGCTAA
- a CDS encoding glycerate kinase, producing the protein MNILIAPDKFKGTLSAAQVCDAIDQGLSNTGLNFTTRKFPLADGGEGTLDIFLRHKNGRLIELEVHDPLMRKIKSGYGLSADGALAFVEMANASGLGLLRAEERNPLRTTTFGTGELIADAVRRGASHILLSIGGSATNDAALGALVALGAKITDQSGDLIFPVGESLKRICNIERQSVLDLLEDKRITAICDVDNPFYGREGAAVTYAPQKGADEAAVQVLDAGLQHVADLVLRDQGIDLQHVYGSGAGGGFAGGLHAFMGAELKRGTDVIFEITNFNEAVAWADVVITGEGKLDNQTLQGKLVHGVVGAAKKLGKPVYIICGESQLTADQVQSLKATSIFSLTSYAGKETAMIQPAKTLSKMTELQVAQSIKKGDG; encoded by the coding sequence ATGAATATCCTCATCGCTCCTGATAAATTTAAAGGAACCCTTTCCGCAGCCCAGGTTTGCGATGCAATTGATCAGGGATTGTCGAATACCGGATTGAATTTTACTACACGGAAATTCCCACTAGCCGATGGCGGAGAAGGTACACTGGATATTTTTCTTCGACACAAAAATGGGCGGCTTATTGAACTAGAGGTACACGATCCGTTGATGCGAAAAATAAAATCGGGTTATGGCCTGTCAGCTGATGGTGCATTGGCTTTTGTTGAGATGGCTAATGCAAGTGGATTAGGTTTGTTGCGCGCAGAAGAGCGGAATCCGTTGCGGACCACCACTTTCGGAACAGGCGAATTAATTGCGGATGCAGTGAGGAGAGGGGCCAGTCATATTCTACTCAGCATAGGTGGCAGTGCAACAAATGATGCCGCGCTTGGCGCATTGGTAGCCCTGGGTGCGAAAATCACCGACCAATCTGGTGATTTGATTTTTCCAGTTGGTGAATCGCTAAAGCGTATCTGCAACATTGAACGTCAGTCGGTTTTGGATTTACTGGAAGACAAACGTATTACTGCTATCTGTGATGTTGATAATCCGTTTTATGGACGTGAGGGTGCAGCGGTTACTTATGCGCCACAAAAGGGCGCAGATGAAGCTGCGGTTCAGGTGCTGGATGCCGGTTTGCAGCATGTGGCCGATCTCGTGCTTCGTGACCAAGGAATAGATCTGCAACACGTTTATGGATCCGGAGCAGGTGGTGGGTTTGCCGGTGGACTTCATGCCTTTATGGGTGCGGAGTTAAAACGTGGAACGGATGTTATCTTTGAGATTACCAACTTTAATGAAGCCGTTGCCTGGGCGGATGTAGTGATTACAGGAGAGGGAAAACTCGACAATCAAACCTTGCAGGGCAAACTTGTTCATGGTGTTGTAGGAGCAGCGAAAAAATTAGGTAAGCCCGTTTACATAATCTGTGGAGAAAGTCAGCTCACCGCAGATCAGGTTCAATCCCTTAAGGCTACTTCGATCTTTTCACTTACAAGTTATGCAGGAAAGGAAACTGCGATGATTCAACCTGCCAAGACCTTATCAAAAATGACTGAGCTTCAGGTGGCTCAATCCATAAAAAAAGGTGACGGATAA
- a CDS encoding Na+/H+ antiporter, translating to MHVIEIVIILLAVVTALAEITDKVRIPYPILLVLAGLAIGFVPGLPRLDLDPDIIFLLFLPPMLYADAWYTSWPDFKAARRPISLLAIGCVIFTTCAIAWVAQAFIPGIGWPEAFVLGAIISPTDTLAATAATQGLNVPKRVITVIQGESLVNDSTGLIAYRFAVAAVVTGAFSLGDATLQFFVVAGGGILLGVGIAYVFKWIHQITPDNATTDTTLTFITPYVCYLVADHLGLSAVLAVVACGLLLSRKANEFLSQKARIQTIATWDTVVFIMNGIIFILIGLQLPYVLDAIQKFSLGELIRYGLIISGAVILIRIIWVYPGAYVPRWLSKEIRKKETTTNLRTVTIVAWSGIRGVVSLAAAMALPLTIANDSPFPNRELIIFLTFSVIFATLVVQGLTLRPLIKWLGLKPDNQVVKDEEEARLRIASGLIEHIEENYSLIGDDLLPIIKSKYEIRIQRIRKDQSQRKIDDETLHAFLNIQRELIATERGMVSTLRKEGKISEEVLRKIEYELDLEETRLIMEHS from the coding sequence ATGCATGTTATAGAGATAGTCATAATCCTGCTGGCAGTTGTTACAGCTTTAGCTGAAATAACCGATAAGGTACGGATTCCGTACCCGATTTTATTGGTTTTGGCTGGTCTTGCCATTGGTTTTGTTCCCGGCTTACCCAGGCTGGATCTGGATCCGGATATAATTTTTCTACTTTTTCTGCCACCCATGCTATATGCCGATGCGTGGTACACTTCCTGGCCCGACTTCAAAGCAGCAAGGAGACCGATCTCCTTACTGGCTATTGGCTGCGTGATTTTTACTACCTGTGCCATCGCCTGGGTAGCGCAAGCCTTCATTCCGGGAATAGGTTGGCCGGAAGCGTTTGTGCTTGGCGCGATTATCTCGCCCACGGATACTTTGGCGGCAACGGCTGCGACCCAGGGGTTGAATGTGCCCAAGCGCGTGATAACAGTAATTCAAGGTGAAAGCCTGGTGAATGATTCTACCGGGTTAATTGCCTACAGGTTTGCGGTGGCTGCCGTGGTAACCGGTGCATTTAGTTTGGGTGATGCCACCCTGCAATTCTTTGTGGTAGCTGGGGGCGGAATTTTGCTTGGCGTGGGCATCGCGTATGTATTTAAGTGGATCCACCAGATAACCCCCGATAATGCCACCACCGATACAACCCTGACTTTTATTACGCCCTATGTCTGTTATTTGGTTGCCGATCATTTGGGGTTATCCGCTGTGTTGGCAGTTGTGGCATGCGGATTATTATTGAGTAGGAAAGCCAATGAGTTTCTTTCACAGAAGGCGCGGATTCAGACCATCGCCACCTGGGATACGGTAGTGTTTATCATGAACGGCATCATCTTCATCTTAATAGGACTTCAATTGCCGTATGTGTTGGATGCCATACAGAAATTTTCACTAGGTGAATTGATTCGCTATGGATTGATCATAAGTGGTGCAGTTATTCTTATCAGGATCATTTGGGTTTACCCTGGTGCTTATGTGCCACGGTGGTTGAGTAAAGAAATTCGTAAAAAGGAAACGACCACGAACCTTCGCACGGTAACCATTGTCGCATGGTCAGGAATACGCGGTGTGGTATCGCTTGCTGCTGCGATGGCGCTGCCGTTAACCATTGCCAATGATTCACCGTTTCCAAACCGCGAGTTGATTATCTTTTTAACGTTCAGTGTCATCTTCGCCACATTGGTTGTGCAAGGATTAACCCTGCGACCTTTAATTAAGTGGTTGGGACTCAAACCCGATAATCAGGTAGTAAAAGATGAGGAAGAAGCCAGGCTCCGGATTGCATCTGGCTTGATTGAACATATTGAAGAGAATTATTCTCTGATTGGTGATGACCTGCTACCCATTATAAAGAGCAAGTACGAAATCCGAATTCAGCGCATCCGAAAAGACCAGAGCCAAAGAAAGATTGATGACGAAACATTACATGCATTTTTAAACATTCAGCGTGAGTTAATTGCGACCGAAAGAGGAATGGTTTCGACTTTACGTAAGGAGGGAAAAATCAGTGAGGAAGTTTTACGAAAAATCGAATACGAGCTTGATTTGGAGGAGACTAGACTGATTATGGAGCATAGTTAA
- a CDS encoding type IX secretion system membrane protein PorP/SprF: MRIVFTLVAACALLSTSVQGQVDPLYSQYLNNPFLINPAYGGMNKSMNLMVGYRKQWAGFDGSPTTISATGHTSLFDNRMGAGLIISQDKVGENTNTFVQATYSYKVRFDDYRYISFGLQAGFMNFRSDNSELNIADPGDPAFTNLNTIKPSFGAGAIFRTDKLFLGLSVPRILNVEETFEEVTTSLYTQHFYGFASYVFLLSDRVKLKPAVLLRAVSGSPLSTDLNFQFNIDERYAVGVLTRNFNTYGFLAQMKINELRFGYVFEMPTNNSVGTRFTSHEITLGLNLGVFNFHDLTQISDF; the protein is encoded by the coding sequence ATGCGAATAGTTTTTACCCTTGTTGCCGCGTGTGCCCTTCTTTCCACTTCTGTTCAAGGACAGGTTGACCCCTTGTATTCACAATACCTGAATAACCCGTTCCTGATCAACCCTGCTTACGGTGGTATGAACAAATCTATGAACCTGATGGTTGGCTACCGGAAACAATGGGCCGGGTTTGATGGAAGCCCAACCACTATTTCTGCAACCGGACATACCAGTTTGTTTGATAACCGTATGGGGGCCGGTTTGATTATCTCACAAGATAAAGTTGGGGAAAACACAAATACGTTTGTTCAGGCTACGTACTCATACAAAGTTCGCTTTGATGATTACCGGTATATATCCTTTGGTCTGCAGGCCGGCTTTATGAATTTCAGAAGCGATAACAGCGAGTTGAATATCGCAGACCCCGGTGATCCGGCATTCACAAATTTAAATACCATTAAGCCATCCTTTGGAGCCGGTGCCATTTTCCGGACGGATAAATTATTCCTTGGGTTATCTGTCCCTCGAATTCTGAACGTGGAGGAAACCTTTGAAGAGGTAACCACTTCGTTATACACGCAACACTTTTACGGATTCGCCTCCTATGTTTTCCTGCTCTCTGACAGAGTAAAATTAAAACCAGCAGTTTTACTGCGAGCCGTGAGCGGTTCCCCGCTCTCCACAGATCTTAATTTTCAATTTAACATTGATGAACGCTATGCCGTTGGCGTGCTCACCCGAAATTTCAATACCTACGGGTTTTTAGCCCAAATGAAAATCAATGAGCTGAGGTTTGGCTATGTGTTTGAAATGCCTACCAACAATTCGGTGGGTACACGTTTCACCTCACATGAAATAACGTTGGGCTTAAACCTGGGCGTATTTAATTTCCACGACCTGACACAGATCAGCGATTTCTAA
- a CDS encoding NAD-dependent epimerase/dehydratase has translation MNILITGGAGYIGTELTRILAQDKAVDKIVVYDNLSRQNYNLFLGSKFQGQEKVQFIKGELLDSRNLKKALKDIDVVYHLAARVTTPFANADAHLYEQINHWGTAELVYAVEESKVKKFIYASSVGVYGSSEQALDEQSAPNPKTFYAISKLRGEEHVRRLLPKMDTYIFRCGNVYGYSPSMRFDAVINKFVFEANFEKRITIHGDGEQARTFIHIDLIARALANVLTKNLAGGTYNLVERTLKVMDIVDELKQLMPELEFILINQHMKLNQLVIKANDSINKQLDINNPRSLKEELQEFVSRLSF, from the coding sequence ATGAATATACTGATAACTGGTGGAGCAGGATATATCGGAACGGAACTTACCCGCATTCTTGCACAGGATAAGGCTGTAGATAAAATCGTTGTCTACGATAATCTTAGCCGACAAAACTATAACCTGTTTCTGGGTTCGAAATTTCAGGGTCAGGAGAAAGTTCAATTCATCAAAGGTGAGTTGTTGGATTCACGCAATCTTAAAAAAGCATTAAAAGATATTGATGTGGTGTATCACCTGGCCGCGCGTGTAACCACACCGTTTGCCAATGCGGATGCACATTTGTATGAGCAGATCAACCATTGGGGCACTGCCGAGTTGGTGTATGCCGTTGAAGAAAGCAAGGTGAAGAAATTTATCTACGCCAGCAGTGTTGGGGTGTATGGTTCATCTGAGCAGGCGCTGGATGAACAATCTGCACCAAATCCAAAGACCTTTTATGCCATTTCAAAGCTCAGGGGAGAAGAGCACGTGAGGCGCTTACTACCCAAAATGGATACCTACATCTTCCGTTGCGGTAATGTGTATGGCTATAGTCCGAGTATGCGCTTTGATGCGGTCATCAATAAATTTGTATTTGAAGCAAACTTTGAAAAGCGCATTACCATACATGGTGATGGCGAACAAGCACGAACCTTTATTCATATTGATTTGATTGCACGTGCGCTTGCCAATGTGCTGACTAAAAATCTGGCAGGGGGGACTTACAACCTCGTTGAGCGTACATTAAAAGTAATGGACATTGTTGATGAGTTGAAGCAACTTATGCCGGAGCTGGAATTTATCCTGATTAATCAACACATGAAATTAAATCAGCTTGTGATTAAAGCAAATGATTCAATCAATAAGCAACTCGATATAAATAACCCAAGAAGCCTGAAGGAAGAACTTCAGGAATTTGTATCTCGCCTTTCTTTCTGA
- a CDS encoding phosphoadenylyl-sulfate reductase encodes MDFNGIKAKIEQYKAENKKVFTSSSFQSHSLVLLHILSRIDQSIPVYFINTGYHFPETIRFRDEVTELFGLNTIDLQSEVPKYMQRDSEGRLLFASDPDHCCYLNKTQPMDGVLRTHDVWINGVRADQSAVRAAMKIEQPAPHGAIRFHPMLDWSAKMIWEYQKEFKLPKHPLEEKGYVSIGCEPCTRRLDPAMQEREARWYGLKKVECGLHTELVSK; translated from the coding sequence ATGGATTTTAACGGAATCAAAGCGAAAATTGAGCAATATAAAGCTGAAAACAAGAAGGTCTTTACCAGTTCCTCGTTTCAATCGCACAGCCTGGTGTTGCTTCATATCCTGAGCCGGATTGATCAGTCCATTCCGGTTTACTTCATCAACACCGGTTATCACTTTCCGGAGACTATCCGCTTTCGGGATGAGGTTACCGAACTGTTCGGACTCAATACCATCGACCTGCAGTCGGAGGTACCCAAATACATGCAACGCGACAGTGAAGGCAGGCTGCTGTTTGCCTCCGATCCGGATCATTGTTGCTACTTAAACAAAACCCAACCGATGGATGGGGTACTGCGTACCCATGATGTGTGGATCAATGGTGTTCGTGCCGACCAAAGTGCTGTACGTGCGGCCATGAAAATAGAGCAACCGGCTCCTCATGGTGCCATCCGTTTTCATCCCATGCTGGATTGGTCTGCCAAAATGATATGGGAATATCAGAAAGAGTTTAAGTTACCCAAGCATCCGTTGGAAGAGAAAGGTTATGTAAGCATTGGCTGTGAACCCTGTACCCGCAGGCTCGATCCTGCCATGCAAGAACGTGAAGCACGTTGGTACGGATTGAAGAAAGTGGAGTGTGGATTACACACCGAGTTGGTATCGAAATAA
- a CDS encoding 6-carboxytetrahydropterin synthase: MKVKVSRKEHFNAAHRLFNPAWSDEENARVFGKCSNPNYHGHNYEIIVTLTGTPDPETGYVFDMKVLSDLIREHVTSKFDHKNLNLDTEYFKSLNPTAENIAVVIWKILRDKIDSSLDLKITLYETERNYVEYPAS; this comes from the coding sequence ATGAAGGTAAAAGTATCGCGTAAGGAGCACTTCAACGCAGCCCACCGGCTGTTTAACCCTGCCTGGAGTGATGAGGAGAATGCCCGCGTTTTCGGCAAATGCAGCAACCCGAACTACCATGGTCATAATTACGAGATAATAGTCACGCTAACCGGAACACCTGACCCGGAAACGGGTTATGTATTCGATATGAAGGTGTTGAGCGACCTGATTCGTGAGCACGTTACTTCAAAATTTGACCACAAAAACCTTAACTTAGATACCGAATATTTTAAAAGCCTTAATCCCACGGCTGAAAACATCGCTGTTGTCATCTGGAAGATTTTGCGTGATAAGATAGACTCGTCCCTTGATTTAAAAATTACCCTGTATGAGACAGAAAGAAATTATGTTGAATATCCGGCCTCTTAA